The following coding sequences are from one Hippopotamus amphibius kiboko isolate mHipAmp2 chromosome 9, mHipAmp2.hap2, whole genome shotgun sequence window:
- the RGS11 gene encoding regulator of G-protein signaling 11 encodes MAAGPAPPGGHPRAQRPHLSKMERMVVSMQDPDQGVKVRSQRLLVTVIPHAVTGNDVVEWLTQKYCITEEEALHLGTLLVRHGYLYPLRDPRGLELRPDETPYRFQTPYFWTSTLWPATELDYAIYLAKKNIRKQGGLVDHEKEHYDQLHRKINHTWDLVMMQAREQLRAAKQRRKGDRLVIACQEQTYWLVNRPPPGVPSVLEQGPERGSCTAGRVQMHTGSFHTKTMDFYRQEVECLQKALGRARVTSSVCLEAYLKFSSQRGPHDPIMSGCLPSNPWVTDDGTYWAVNAPSVAVPTRLRVEQWAFSFRELLEDPVGRAHFMDFLRKEFSAENLSFWEACEELRHGGQARVRALVEAVYQQFLAPGAARWVNVDSRTMERTLAGLGQPHRHVLDDAQLHIYMLMKKDSYPRFLKSDLYKDLLAEAVVPPETKRRVFPFMWKPRHSSPSPAVLPTSTSGEPIGGDGEA; translated from the exons ATGGCCGCCGGCCCAGCGCCCCCCGGCGGGCACCCCCGCGCGCAGAGGCCGCATTTGAGCAAG ATGGAGCGCATGGTCGTGAGTATGCAGGACCCCGACCAGGGCGTGAAGGTGCGGAGCCAGCGCCTGCTTGTCACCGTCATTCCCCACGCAGTGACTG GCAACGATGTCGTGGAGTGGTTGACCCAGAAGTACTGCATCACAGAGGAGG AGGCCCTGCACCTGGGCACCCTCTTAGTGCGGCACGGCTACCTATACCCACTGCGAGACCCCCGCGGCCTCGAGCTCCGACCAGATGAAACACCCTATAGGTTCCAG ACACCCTATTTCTGGACGAGCACCCTGTGGCCAGCCACTGAGCTGGACTATG CCATCTACCTGGCCAAGAAGAACATCCGAAAGCAGGGGGGCCTGGTTGACCATGAAAAG GAGCACTATGACCAGCTGCACAGGAAGATCAACCACACGTGGGACCTGGTAATGATGCAGGCGAGAGAGCAGCTGCG GGCAGCTAAGCAGCGCAGGAAGGGGGACAGGCTGGTCATCGCTTGCCAGGAGCAGACGTACTGGCTGGTGAACAGGCCCCCG CCTGGGGTCCCCAGCGTGCTGGAGCAGGGTCCAGAGCGGGGTTCCTGCACGGCTGGGCGAGTGCAGATG CACACCGGGTCCTTCCACACCAAGACCATGGATTTCTACAGACAGGAG GTCGAGTGCTTACAGAAGGCCCTGGGCAGGGCCCGGGTGACGTCCTCCGTCTGCCTCGAGGC gtaccTGAAGTTTAGCAGCCAGCGTGGGCCACACGACCCCATCATGTCGGGCTGCCTGCCCAGCAACCCCTGGGTCACAGACGACGGTACCTACTGGGCCGTGAACGCACCCAG CGTGGCCGTGCCCACGAGGCTCCGCGTGGAGCAGTGGGCCTTCAGCTTCCGGGAGCTCTTGGAAGACCCCGTGGGACGGGCCCACTTCATGGACTTTCTTAGGAAAGAGTTCAGTG CCGAGAACCTCAGCTTCTGGGAGGCCTGTGAGGAGCTGCGTCATGGAGGGCAGGCCCGGGTCCGCGCCCTGGTGGAGGCTGTGTACCA GCAGTTCCTGGCCCCCGGCGCTGCCCGCTGGGTCAACGTCGACAGCCGGACGATGGAGAGGACGCTGGCTGGCCTGGGCCAGCCCCACCGCCACGTGCTGGATGACGCCCAGCTGCACATCTACATGCTGATGAAGAAG GACTCCTACCCAAGGTTCCTGAAGTCGGACTTGTATAAAGATCTGCTGGCCGAGGCCGTGGTGCCCCCAGAGACCAAGCGACG GGTGTTCCCGTTCATGTGGAAGCCACGGcattccagccccagccctgctgtcCTTCCCACTTCTACCTCCGGGGAGCCCATCGGTGGTGATGGGGAGGCCTAG